One Phoenix dactylifera cultivar Barhee BC4 chromosome 14, palm_55x_up_171113_PBpolish2nd_filt_p, whole genome shotgun sequence DNA window includes the following coding sequences:
- the LOC103701341 gene encoding NAC domain-containing protein 48-like translates to MSGEDLQLPPGFRFHPTDEELVMHYLCRKCAGLPISVPIIAEVDLYKFDPWQLPGMALYGEKEWYFFSPRDRKYPNGSRPNRAAGSGYWKATGADKPIGSPKPVAIKKALVFYAGKAPKGEKTNWIMHEYRPADVDRSARRKNSLRLDDWVLCRIYNKKGVVEKQTSPDRNSAGSRNIGPEPGSPEQKPEIISHVARPVSSHVPPAPAPPPLTDLFYFDASESLPRLHADSSCSEHVLSPEFKCEREVQSRPSWRDWETALGVGNNNDGATGAFPPLSPPGGFRDPLQDVFMYLQKPF, encoded by the exons ATGAGCGGCGAAGATTTGCAGCTGCCCCCCGGGTTCCGATTCCATCCGACGGACGAGGAGCTTGTGATGCACTACCTCTGCCGCAAGTGCGCCGGGCTGCCTATTTCCGTCCCTATCATCGCCGAGGTCGATCTCTACAAGTTCGACCCATGGCAACTCCCAG GAATGGCGTTGTATGGGGAGAAGGAGTGGTACTTCTTTTCGCCGAGGGACCGGAAGTATCCGAacgggtcgaggccgaaccgcGCGGCTGGGTCGGGGTACTGGAAGGCGACCGGGGCGGATAAGCCGATCGGTTCGCCCAAGCCGGTGGCGATCAAGAAGGCGCTAGTGTTCTACGCCGGGAAGGCGCCCAAGGGAGAGAAGACCAACTGGATCATGCACGAGTACCGGCCCGCCGACGTCGACCGGTCCGCCCGCAGGAAGAACAGCCTACGT CTGGATGACTGGGTGCTGTGCCGGATATACAACAAGAAAGGGGTGGTCGAGAAGCAAACCAGCCCGGACCGGAACTCGGCCGGTTCGAGGAACATCGGGCCGGAGCCCGGCTCGCCCGAGCAAAAGCCGGAGATCATCTCCCACGTGGCGCGTCCTGTTTCCTCGCACGTGCCACCGGCGCCGGCGCCGCCGCCGCTGACAGACCTGTTCTACTTCGACGCGTCGGAGTCGCTTCCGAGATTGCACGCGGACTCGAGCTGCTCGGAGCACGTGCTGTCGCCGGAGTTCAAGTGCGAGCGGGAGGTCCAGAGCCGGCCGAGCTGGAGAGACTGGGAGACAGCCCTCGGAGTTGGCAATAACAACGACGGTGCCACCGGGGCATTCCCGCCGCTCTCGCCCCCCGGTGGCTTCCGGGACCCACTGCAGGACGTGTTCATGTACCTGCAGAAGCCCTTCTAG